In the Constrictibacter sp. MBR-5 genome, one interval contains:
- a CDS encoding TIGR03557 family F420-dependent LLM class oxidoreductase, with translation MLKLGYKLMSEEHGPAELVRNGRRAEAAGFDFAAISDHFSPWIEEQGHAPMVWPVLGALAQATERLGLMTAVTCPTMRYRPAIVAQFAETMALLSKDRFTLGLGAGERLNEHVTGEGWPGRRERQERFAEALDIIQGLLDGSLENYRGEHFRLDHARLFDRPERKPPVAVAAGGPLAAKLAGEKGDGLVATEPSAELVEAFGAAGGKGPRYAEVPLCCAEREEDARKTAHRYFRWALGGWAVQAELPDVDGFAAASAQATPEAVAEVVSCGPSVEQHIKSIDRYMKAGFDHIVLVQVGPDQDYFLDLFERELAPALRSRST, from the coding sequence ATGCTGAAGCTCGGCTATAAGCTGATGTCGGAGGAACACGGGCCGGCGGAACTGGTCCGCAACGGCCGGCGCGCCGAGGCCGCCGGTTTCGATTTTGCGGCGATTTCGGATCATTTCTCGCCGTGGATCGAGGAACAGGGCCACGCGCCGATGGTCTGGCCGGTCCTCGGCGCGCTGGCACAGGCGACGGAGCGGCTGGGCCTGATGACGGCGGTGACCTGCCCGACCATGCGCTACCGTCCCGCCATCGTCGCTCAGTTCGCGGAGACCATGGCCCTGCTCAGCAAGGACCGCTTCACTCTGGGCCTAGGTGCCGGCGAACGCCTCAACGAGCACGTCACCGGCGAGGGCTGGCCCGGCCGGCGCGAGCGACAGGAACGCTTCGCCGAGGCGCTCGACATCATCCAGGGCCTGCTGGACGGAAGCCTGGAGAACTATCGCGGCGAACACTTCCGGCTCGATCACGCCCGCCTGTTCGACCGGCCGGAGCGGAAGCCGCCGGTGGCGGTCGCCGCGGGCGGCCCGCTGGCGGCGAAGCTGGCGGGCGAGAAGGGCGACGGGCTGGTGGCGACCGAGCCGTCCGCCGAACTGGTCGAGGCCTTCGGGGCCGCCGGCGGCAAGGGCCCTCGCTACGCCGAGGTGCCGCTGTGCTGTGCCGAACGCGAGGAGGATGCCCGCAAGACGGCGCACCGCTACTTCCGCTGGGCGCTCGGCGGCTGGGCGGTCCAGGCGGAGCTGCCGGACGTCGACGGCTTCGCGGCCGCCAGCGCCCAGGCGACCCCCGAAGCGGTGGCCGAGGTGGTGAGTTGCGGCCCGTCGGTGGAGCAGCACATCAAGTCGATCGACCGGTACATGAAGGCCGGGTTCGATCACATCGTCCTCGTCCAGGTCGGCCCCGATCAGGACTACTTCCTGGACCTGTTCGAGCGCGAACTGGCGCCGGCGCTGCGAAGCCGGAGCACCTAG
- a CDS encoding ABC transporter permease produces the protein MTLATDETPVPPAGIGAPAAAAAAAGPAAMARPVGGAGRFLRHARHVLVSNPVTLFAFSLLLLFLLTALLGPALVPYDPLATNTSNAMRPPSLAHWFGTDQLGRDVFSRVVVATRLDLTISVAAVLLSFAFGSTLGALAGYFGGWIDRIVGRVLDTIMAFPLFVLAMGIVAAAGNTIENVVYATAVINLPFYARMARAETNVRRNAGFVLAARLGGNSALRTLAVHIFPNCLPPMMVQASLNLGWAILNAAGLSFIGLGVQPPTPEWGIMVAEGANYIVSGEWWLAMFPGLALMLAVFTFNLLGDGMRDLVDPQRRT, from the coding sequence ATGACGCTCGCCACGGACGAGACGCCGGTCCCGCCGGCCGGCATCGGCGCGCCCGCCGCCGCAGCCGCAGCCGCCGGCCCCGCCGCCATGGCGCGGCCCGTGGGCGGCGCGGGACGCTTCCTGCGGCACGCCCGGCACGTGCTCGTCTCCAATCCCGTCACGCTCTTCGCCTTCTCGCTGCTGCTGCTGTTCCTGCTGACGGCGCTGCTGGGGCCGGCGCTGGTGCCCTACGACCCGCTGGCGACGAACACCTCCAACGCCATGCGGCCGCCGTCCCTGGCGCATTGGTTCGGGACCGACCAGCTGGGCCGGGACGTGTTCAGCCGCGTGGTGGTGGCGACGCGGCTCGACCTGACGATCTCGGTCGCGGCGGTGCTGCTGTCCTTCGCCTTCGGTTCGACGCTGGGGGCGCTCGCCGGCTATTTCGGCGGCTGGATCGACAGAATCGTCGGCCGGGTGCTCGACACGATCATGGCCTTCCCGCTGTTCGTGCTGGCCATGGGCATCGTGGCCGCCGCCGGAAACACCATCGAGAACGTCGTCTACGCCACCGCGGTCATCAACCTGCCCTTCTACGCCCGCATGGCCAGAGCCGAGACGAACGTCCGGCGGAATGCCGGCTTCGTCCTGGCGGCGCGCCTCGGCGGCAACTCGGCGCTGCGCACGCTGGCGGTCCACATCTTCCCCAACTGCCTGCCGCCGATGATGGTCCAGGCGTCGCTGAACCTCGGCTGGGCGATCCTCAACGCCGCCGGCCTCTCCTTCATCGGCCTGGGCGTGCAGCCGCCGACGCCGGAGTGGGGGATCATGGTGGCCGAGGGCGCCAACTACATCGTCTCCGGCGAGTGGTGGCTGGCGATGTTCCCGGGCCTCGCCCTGATGCTGGCCGTCTTCACCTTCAACCTGCTCGGCGACGGCATGCGCGACCTCGTCGACCCGCAGCGGAGGACCTGA
- a CDS encoding ABC transporter permease — MAKPSKLGVAGRRLLQAVPAVFGIIVVTFLLTRALPGDPAVYFAGPAADAASIQQVRESLGLDRSLPVQFMAYVGDLATGDLGRSLSTGQPVTTDLAARLPASLELSLTALLLALVVAVPLGILAATRPDSWVDHVCRFVVTAGVSLPTFFTGLVLVYVFYYLLDWAPAPLGRLDFMYVPPPQITGFYVFDALADLDPETALAAFGQLALPAITLALFTLAPIARMTRGAMIQALGSEFVRTARAAGLSRRTVLLTYALRNALLPLVTTLGMVFSFMLGANVLVEKVFAWPGIGSYAIEALVVSDYAAVQGFVLTMAILFVALNLIIDIAYTLIDPRMGIEA; from the coding sequence ATGGCGAAACCGTCGAAGCTGGGCGTGGCGGGGCGCCGCCTGCTGCAGGCCGTGCCCGCCGTGTTCGGCATCATCGTCGTCACCTTCCTGCTGACCCGCGCCCTGCCCGGCGACCCGGCGGTCTATTTCGCCGGTCCGGCGGCGGACGCGGCGTCGATCCAGCAGGTGCGCGAGTCGCTCGGCCTGGACCGCAGCCTGCCGGTCCAGTTCATGGCCTATGTCGGCGACCTCGCCACGGGCGACCTCGGCCGCTCGCTGTCGACGGGACAGCCGGTGACGACCGACCTCGCCGCCAGGCTGCCCGCCTCGCTCGAACTCTCGCTCACAGCGCTGCTGCTGGCGCTGGTGGTGGCGGTGCCGCTGGGGATCCTCGCGGCGACGCGGCCGGACTCCTGGGTCGACCATGTCTGCCGCTTCGTGGTCACCGCGGGCGTGTCGCTGCCGACCTTCTTCACGGGCCTCGTACTGGTCTACGTCTTCTACTACCTGCTCGACTGGGCGCCTGCGCCGCTCGGGCGGCTCGATTTCATGTACGTGCCGCCGCCGCAGATCACCGGATTCTACGTCTTCGACGCCCTGGCCGACCTGGATCCCGAGACGGCGCTCGCGGCCTTCGGGCAGCTCGCCCTGCCCGCCATCACGCTGGCCCTCTTCACCCTGGCGCCGATCGCCCGCATGACCCGCGGCGCCATGATCCAGGCACTGGGCAGCGAGTTCGTGCGCACGGCCCGCGCCGCCGGCCTGTCCAGGCGGACGGTGCTGCTGACCTATGCCCTCCGCAACGCCCTGCTGCCGCTGGTGACGACGCTGGGCATGGTCTTCTCCTTCATGCTCGGCGCCAACGTGCTGGTCGAGAAGGTCTTCGCCTGGCCCGGCATCGGCTCCTACGCGATCGAGGCCCTGGTCGTGTCCGACTATGCCGCCGTCCAGGGCTTCGTGCTGACGATGGCGATCCTGTTCGTGGCGCTGAACCTGATCATCGACATCGCCTACACCCTCATCGACCCGCGCATGGGGATCGAAGCATGA
- a CDS encoding ABC transporter ATP-binding protein, producing MDGDTIASRPLLDIRDLTVEFATRNGTVQAVRKVDLTVARGETVGIVGESGSGKSVTSYAVMRILDRAGRIAAGSVSFSGIDLRAAREKEMAELRGREISMIFQNPRAALNPIRAVGRQIEDVLLEHLLATRRNVKEKAIEALRLVRIANPEERYHAYPFELSGGMCQRVVIAIALACQPRLLIADEPTTGLDVTTQKAVMDLVVELTRARGMSTILITHDLGLAAAYCDRVTVMQRGEVIETAGSRQIFSAPAHPYTRQLMRATPRPGATVRDLLPEGTAAPMPPAMPADAAAPLLTVRDLVKEYGGGETAGWLARFRKPAEAEKPFRAVDGIGFSVGHGENVALVGESGCGKSTTSSMVMRLLQQTAGSIVFDGVDIGAVPVGGFARHPARAKLQMVFQDPTDSLNPGFSAFRCIADPLHRLGGVKSADEARTKVEELARLVGLPGDLLDRFPHQLSGGQKARVGIARAVALRPKLVVLDEPTAALDVSVQALVLNLLVDLKAELGMSYLFVSHDLHVVRLLCDRVVVMRGGRIVEEGPTEQVMQAPAHAYTRELLAAVPHPPV from the coding sequence ATGGACGGCGACACGATCGCATCCCGGCCCCTCCTCGACATCCGCGACCTCACCGTCGAGTTCGCCACCCGCAACGGCACCGTCCAAGCTGTCCGCAAGGTCGACCTGACCGTCGCCAGAGGCGAGACCGTCGGCATCGTCGGCGAGTCGGGCTCGGGCAAGTCCGTCACCTCCTACGCCGTCATGCGCATCCTCGATCGCGCCGGCCGGATCGCCGCCGGCAGCGTCAGCTTCAGTGGCATCGACCTGCGTGCGGCGCGTGAGAAGGAGATGGCGGAGCTGCGCGGCCGGGAGATCTCGATGATCTTCCAGAACCCGCGCGCCGCGCTGAACCCCATCCGCGCCGTGGGACGGCAGATCGAGGACGTGCTGCTGGAGCATCTCCTCGCCACCCGGCGGAACGTGAAGGAAAAGGCGATCGAGGCGCTGCGCCTCGTGCGGATCGCCAATCCGGAGGAGCGCTATCACGCCTATCCGTTCGAACTGTCGGGCGGCATGTGCCAGCGCGTCGTCATCGCCATCGCGCTCGCCTGCCAGCCACGCCTGCTGATCGCCGACGAGCCGACCACGGGCCTGGACGTCACGACGCAGAAGGCGGTGATGGACCTGGTGGTCGAGCTGACGCGGGCGCGCGGCATGTCGACCATCCTGATCACCCACGACCTCGGCCTCGCCGCCGCCTATTGCGACCGCGTCACCGTCATGCAGCGCGGCGAGGTGATCGAGACGGCAGGGTCGCGCCAGATCTTTTCCGCCCCCGCCCACCCCTATACGCGCCAGCTGATGCGCGCCACGCCGCGGCCGGGCGCCACGGTGCGCGACCTGCTGCCGGAGGGGACGGCGGCACCCATGCCGCCCGCCATGCCGGCGGATGCCGCGGCACCGCTGCTGACCGTGCGCGACCTGGTGAAGGAATATGGCGGCGGCGAGACGGCCGGCTGGCTCGCCCGCTTCCGCAAGCCGGCGGAGGCGGAGAAGCCCTTCCGTGCCGTCGACGGGATCGGCTTCAGCGTCGGCCACGGCGAGAACGTCGCGCTGGTCGGCGAATCCGGCTGCGGCAAGTCGACGACCTCCAGCATGGTCATGCGCCTGCTGCAGCAGACCGCCGGCAGCATCGTCTTCGACGGCGTCGACATCGGCGCGGTTCCGGTCGGCGGCTTCGCGCGCCACCCCGCCCGCGCCAAGCTGCAGATGGTCTTCCAGGACCCGACGGACAGCCTGAACCCCGGCTTCAGCGCCTTCCGCTGCATCGCCGACCCGCTCCACCGCCTGGGCGGCGTGAAGAGCGCCGACGAGGCGCGGACCAAGGTCGAGGAACTGGCGCGCCTCGTCGGCCTGCCCGGCGACCTGCTCGACCGTTTCCCGCACCAGCTGTCGGGCGGCCAGAAGGCGCGGGTCGGCATCGCCCGCGCCGTGGCACTGCGCCCGAAACTGGTGGTGCTCGACGAGCCGACCGCCGCCCTGGACGTGTCGGTCCAGGCGCTCGTGCTCAACCTCCTCGTCGACCTGAAGGCCGAGCTCGGGATGAGCTACCTCTTCGTCAGCCACGACCTCCACGTCGTCCGCCTGCTCTGCGACCGGGTGGTCGTGATGCGCGGCGGCCGGATCGTCGAAGAGGGCCCGACCGAGCAGGTCATGCAGGCCCCTGCCCACGCCTACACGCGCGAGCTCCTCGCCGCCGTGCCGCATCCCCCCGTCTGA
- the atzF gene encoding allophanate hydrolase, whose protein sequence is MKPIDMTIAGLRAAYAAGTTPDAVIDAVFRRLAEIDDPGIFIAMLSREAVAAYVARLGPADFEAKPLWGVPFAIKDNIDLAGLPTTAACPAFAYAPAESAHAVRRLIDAGAIPIGKTNLDQFATGLVGVRTPWSIPRNAADPALVPGGSSSGSAVAVAHGIVAFALGTDTAGSGRVPAALNGIVGLKPTLGAVSTRGVVPACRTLDCVSVFATSVSDAWTVYEAMAGFDAADPYSRRITVGQPGALPPVLRVGVPMPGQREFFGDTAAAAVYAAHLEALSTHATLVEIDLEPFLRAARLLYEGPWVAERFVGLRGFMAEHADDMHPVTRAITRGGEAPSAADAFAAMYELAALRRATERTWAAVDALCVPSIPAVYTVEEVLADPVVLNSRLGIYTNFVNLLDLCALAVPGTPRSDGRPAGVTLIAPAGRDGLIAGLGAAFTGAVLPTAAPADMIPLVVVGAHMSGLPLNSELTDAGGVFLRATETAPLYRLHALPDCAPPRPGLLRVGEATGRAVPVEVWALPAESFGRLVARIPAPLSIGTIQLADGSCAKGFLAESAGLAGAQDITALGGWRAFVAAETAA, encoded by the coding sequence ATGAAACCGATCGACATGACCATCGCCGGCCTGCGCGCCGCCTATGCTGCCGGAACGACGCCGGATGCGGTGATCGACGCCGTCTTCCGGCGCCTCGCCGAGATCGACGATCCGGGGATCTTCATCGCGATGCTCTCGCGCGAGGCCGTGGCGGCATATGTCGCGCGGCTGGGACCGGCGGATTTCGAGGCGAAGCCGCTCTGGGGCGTGCCGTTCGCGATCAAGGACAATATCGACCTCGCCGGCCTCCCGACGACGGCCGCCTGCCCCGCCTTCGCCTACGCGCCGGCCGAGAGCGCCCACGCCGTGCGGCGGCTGATCGACGCCGGCGCCATTCCGATCGGCAAGACCAATCTCGACCAGTTCGCCACCGGCCTGGTCGGCGTCCGCACGCCCTGGTCGATCCCGCGCAACGCGGCCGACCCGGCGCTGGTACCGGGCGGCTCGTCCTCCGGATCGGCAGTGGCCGTGGCACACGGCATCGTCGCCTTCGCGCTGGGCACGGACACGGCCGGGTCCGGCCGCGTGCCGGCGGCGCTGAACGGCATCGTCGGACTGAAGCCGACCCTGGGCGCCGTCTCGACCCGCGGCGTCGTGCCCGCCTGCCGGACGCTCGACTGCGTCTCGGTCTTCGCGACGAGCGTCTCCGACGCGTGGACGGTCTACGAGGCCATGGCCGGCTTCGACGCGGCCGATCCCTATTCCCGGCGGATCACCGTGGGCCAGCCGGGCGCGCTGCCGCCCGTGCTGCGGGTCGGCGTGCCGATGCCGGGACAGCGCGAGTTCTTCGGCGACACCGCAGCCGCTGCGGTCTATGCCGCGCATCTGGAGGCGCTGTCGACGCACGCCACGCTGGTCGAGATCGACCTCGAGCCGTTCCTGCGCGCGGCGCGGCTTCTGTACGAGGGGCCCTGGGTGGCGGAGCGGTTCGTCGGGCTGCGGGGCTTCATGGCGGAGCATGCGGACGACATGCACCCGGTGACGCGCGCCATCACGCGAGGGGGCGAGGCTCCCTCCGCCGCCGACGCTTTCGCCGCGATGTACGAGCTGGCGGCGCTGCGGCGCGCGACCGAACGGACATGGGCCGCGGTCGATGCCCTGTGCGTGCCGTCCATCCCAGCCGTCTACACGGTCGAGGAGGTGCTGGCCGACCCCGTGGTGCTGAACAGCCGCCTCGGCATCTACACCAACTTCGTCAACCTGCTCGACCTCTGCGCCCTCGCCGTCCCCGGAACACCACGGAGCGACGGCCGCCCCGCCGGCGTCACCCTGATCGCGCCGGCCGGCCGGGACGGCCTGATCGCCGGCCTCGGTGCCGCGTTCACCGGGGCGGTGCTGCCGACCGCCGCTCCGGCCGACATGATCCCGCTGGTCGTCGTGGGCGCACACATGTCGGGGCTGCCGCTGAACAGCGAGCTCACCGACGCTGGCGGGGTCTTCCTGCGTGCCACGGAGACGGCGCCGCTCTATCGCCTGCACGCCCTGCCCGACTGCGCGCCGCCGCGGCCCGGCCTGCTGCGGGTCGGGGAGGCGACGGGGCGCGCCGTGCCGGTCGAGGTCTGGGCCCTGCCGGCGGAGAGCTTCGGCCGGCTGGTGGCGCGGATCCCGGCCCCGCTGTCGATCGGCACGATCCAGCTCGCCGACGGCAGCTGCGCCAAGGGCTTCCTGGCCGAGTCCGCCGGGTTGGCGGGTGCACAGGACATCACCGCGCTCGGTGGCTGGCGTGCCTTCGTCGCCGCGGAAACGGCGGCATAG
- a CDS encoding transglutaminase family protein produces the protein MSIHVALHHKTEYRYDRLVTLGPQIVRLRPAPHARTPIQSYSLKIEPENHFINWQQDPQGNYLARLVFPEQTDRFSVTVDLIADMAVINPFDFFLEPEAEHWPFAYDPSLDEELAPFRKCQPAGPLLTEFLKTVPREPTPTGNFLVAINQRLQQEIGYVIRMEPGVQTVEETLEKRLGSCRDTGWVLVQMLRHLGFAARFVSGYLIQLVADQKPLDGPEGTTVDFTDLHAWCEVYLPGAGWIGLDPTSGLLTGEGHIPLACTPEPQSAAPISGLVSKAEATFGFDMTVTRVAETPRVTWPYSDEKWDALVEFGRKVDADLAGSGIRLTMGGEPTFVAADDPDGAEWNTDALGPTKRRIAGQLLRRLANRFGSGYMLHYGQGKWYPGEQLPRWALRCLWRRDGEPVWQNPDLLAADEDADPGLGIEQAEAFVTRLAERLQLDPSFRIAGYEDAFYYMWKERRLPANVDPLKSELSDPLERERLAKVFERGLDQVVGYALPIRRAGEDGARYWETGRWFLRAERLFLLPGDSPMGLRLPLDALPWVAPEDYPYLIEPDPMAPRAPLPSRAALAQPSVMPAVTGRAAVSARGSVGQARREQSSDGFPVPGKSAPEVVRTAMCVEPRNGLLHVFMPPLETAEDYLALVAAIEDVAAERGQKVMIEGYGMPDDPRIADFSVTPDPGVIEVNIHPSETWDELVDKTVAVYEDARATRLVTEKFMVDGRHVGTGGGNHMVLGGPTPEESPFLTRPDLLRSLVGYWHNHPSLSYLFSGLFIGPTSQHPRADEGRDDATYELEIAFKALDRAETTPPWLVDRIFRDVLIDVTGNTHRAEFCIDKLFTPDSASGRRGLVELRAFEMPPHARMSLAQQVLLRALVSWFWREPYTKPLARFGTRLHDEFMLPFFAGQDFADVLDDLKRAGYGFDPEWFAAHHEFRFPKIGEVAYRGIEMELRTALEPWHVLGEDGAAGGTVRFVDSSVERMQVRLDGFTDSRHRLVCNGRVVPLRSTGTRGAYVAGVRYRAWQPPRCLHPTIPVDAPLVFDIYDTWNERSIGGCTYQVAHPGGRNYDAFPVNANEAEARRRARFFAIGHTPGTTVPQEPGGSAEHPVTFDLRRSAP, from the coding sequence TTGAGCATCCACGTCGCTCTGCACCACAAGACGGAATACCGCTACGACCGCCTCGTGACGCTCGGCCCGCAGATCGTGCGGCTCCGGCCCGCTCCGCACGCGCGCACGCCGATCCAGAGCTATTCGCTGAAGATCGAGCCCGAGAACCACTTCATCAATTGGCAGCAGGATCCCCAGGGCAACTACCTGGCCCGGCTGGTCTTCCCCGAGCAGACCGACCGCTTCTCGGTCACCGTCGACCTGATCGCCGACATGGCGGTGATCAACCCGTTCGACTTCTTCCTGGAGCCGGAGGCCGAGCACTGGCCGTTCGCCTACGACCCGAGCCTGGACGAGGAGCTGGCGCCGTTCCGCAAGTGCCAGCCGGCCGGGCCGCTTCTCACGGAATTCCTGAAGACGGTGCCGCGCGAGCCGACGCCGACCGGCAACTTCCTGGTCGCGATCAACCAGCGCCTGCAGCAGGAGATCGGCTACGTCATCCGCATGGAGCCGGGCGTCCAGACGGTCGAGGAGACGCTGGAGAAGCGCCTCGGATCCTGCCGCGACACGGGCTGGGTGCTGGTGCAGATGCTGCGCCACCTGGGCTTCGCCGCACGCTTCGTCTCCGGCTACCTGATCCAGCTCGTCGCCGACCAGAAGCCGCTCGACGGCCCCGAGGGCACGACGGTGGACTTCACCGACCTGCACGCCTGGTGCGAGGTCTACCTGCCGGGCGCCGGCTGGATCGGGCTCGACCCGACCTCCGGCCTGCTGACGGGCGAAGGCCACATCCCGCTCGCCTGCACGCCCGAACCGCAGAGTGCCGCGCCGATCAGCGGCCTCGTCTCCAAGGCGGAAGCGACGTTCGGCTTCGACATGACCGTGACGCGCGTCGCCGAGACGCCGCGGGTCACCTGGCCCTACAGCGACGAGAAATGGGACGCGCTGGTCGAATTCGGCCGCAAGGTCGACGCCGACCTCGCGGGTTCCGGCATCCGCCTCACGATGGGCGGCGAGCCCACCTTCGTCGCCGCGGACGACCCCGACGGGGCGGAGTGGAACACCGACGCCCTCGGCCCGACCAAGCGCAGGATCGCCGGCCAGCTGCTGCGCCGGCTCGCGAACCGTTTCGGCTCCGGCTACATGCTCCATTACGGCCAGGGCAAGTGGTATCCGGGCGAACAGCTGCCCCGCTGGGCGCTGCGCTGCCTCTGGCGCCGCGACGGCGAACCGGTCTGGCAGAACCCCGACCTGCTCGCCGCCGACGAGGACGCCGATCCCGGCCTGGGGATCGAACAGGCCGAGGCCTTCGTCACGCGGCTCGCCGAACGGCTGCAGCTCGACCCGAGCTTCCGCATCGCCGGCTATGAGGACGCCTTCTACTATATGTGGAAGGAGCGCCGCCTGCCGGCCAACGTCGACCCGCTGAAGAGCGAACTGTCCGACCCGCTGGAGCGCGAACGGCTGGCCAAGGTGTTCGAGCGCGGCCTCGACCAGGTGGTGGGATACGCGCTGCCGATCCGCCGGGCCGGCGAGGACGGCGCGCGCTATTGGGAGACGGGGCGCTGGTTCCTGCGCGCCGAGCGGCTGTTCCTGCTGCCGGGCGATTCGCCGATGGGCCTGCGCCTGCCGCTCGATGCGCTGCCCTGGGTAGCGCCCGAGGACTACCCCTATCTGATCGAACCGGACCCGATGGCGCCGCGCGCCCCCCTGCCCTCACGCGCGGCCCTGGCGCAGCCGTCGGTGATGCCGGCGGTAACGGGGAGGGCGGCGGTTTCCGCCCGCGGCAGCGTCGGCCAGGCACGGCGCGAGCAGTCCTCCGACGGCTTCCCCGTTCCGGGCAAATCGGCCCCCGAGGTCGTCCGCACCGCGATGTGCGTTGAGCCGCGCAACGGCCTGCTGCACGTCTTCATGCCGCCGCTGGAGACGGCCGAGGACTATCTGGCGCTGGTCGCCGCGATCGAGGACGTCGCCGCCGAGCGCGGTCAGAAGGTGATGATCGAGGGCTACGGCATGCCCGACGATCCGCGCATCGCCGATTTCTCCGTGACACCCGATCCCGGCGTGATCGAGGTGAACATCCATCCGTCCGAGACCTGGGACGAGCTGGTCGACAAGACGGTCGCCGTCTACGAGGACGCCCGCGCGACGCGCCTCGTCACCGAGAAGTTCATGGTGGACGGCCGCCATGTCGGCACGGGCGGCGGCAACCACATGGTGCTCGGCGGCCCGACGCCGGAGGAATCGCCGTTCCTGACGCGGCCGGACCTGCTGCGCAGCCTCGTCGGCTACTGGCACAACCACCCCTCCCTCTCCTACCTCTTCTCCGGCCTGTTCATCGGCCCGACCAGCCAGCATCCGCGCGCCGACGAGGGCCGCGACGACGCGACCTATGAGCTGGAAATCGCCTTCAAGGCGCTCGACCGCGCCGAGACGACGCCGCCCTGGCTGGTCGACCGGATCTTCCGCGACGTGCTGATCGACGTGACCGGCAACACCCACCGGGCGGAGTTCTGCATCGACAAACTGTTCACGCCGGATTCGGCGAGCGGCCGGCGCGGTCTGGTCGAACTGCGCGCCTTCGAAATGCCGCCGCACGCGCGGATGAGCCTGGCGCAGCAGGTGCTGCTCCGGGCGCTCGTCTCCTGGTTCTGGCGCGAGCCCTATACCAAGCCGCTCGCCCGGTTCGGCACGCGCCTGCACGACGAGTTCATGCTGCCCTTCTTCGCCGGGCAGGATTTCGCCGACGTGCTCGACGACCTGAAACGGGCCGGCTACGGCTTCGATCCGGAATGGTTCGCCGCACATCACGAGTTCCGTTTCCCGAAGATCGGCGAGGTTGCCTATCGCGGGATCGAGATGGAACTGCGCACCGCGCTGGAGCCCTGGCACGTGCTCGGCGAGGACGGCGCGGCCGGCGGCACGGTCCGCTTCGTCGACAGCTCCGTGGAGCGGATGCAGGTGCGCCTCGACGGTTTCACCGACAGCCGGCACCGCCTCGTCTGCAACGGCCGGGTCGTCCCGCTGCGCTCGACCGGCACGCGCGGCGCTTATGTGGCCGGCGTACGCTACCGCGCGTGGCAGCCGCCGCGGTGCCTGCATCCGACCATCCCGGTCGACGCGCCGTTGGTGTTCGACATCTACGACACCTGGAACGAGCGCTCGATCGGCGGCTGCACCTATCAGGTGGCACACCCCGGCGGACGCAACTACGATGCGTTCCCGGTAAACGCGAACGAGGCGGAGGCGCGCCGCCGGGCCCGCTTCTTCGCCATCGGCCATACGCCCGGAACGACCGTCCCGCAGGAGCCGGGCGGTTCGGCGGAGCATCCGGTCACCTTCGATCTGCGCCGCTCCGCACCCTGA